The sequence below is a genomic window from bacterium.
CCGCCTTTTGGCGGATACGTGCTGCTGGCAAAGCGGCTGAAAAACTAGCCGCAAACGGATTCCTGCTCCTGCCTGGTCACTGTCCGGCTGCACCATACCCTTCCCCTGGGTTGTATGGCAGCTAAATCCGAGAGTTTTCCTCACATTTTGTTTTTCTAAAAAGCAGGCGCCGATCGATCGGCGCCTGCTGAAAATCAAATCCATCACGCCAGGAGATCCCCGATGAAGAGAGTAAACAGCTTTTTCCCGATTTTGATTTTCTTCTTCCTTCTGTCCGCTGAGGGACACGCCGCCCGCCGACCGGCCATCATGGCGAACGAACGCGTCCTGAGCCGGCTGGACCAGGTGTTGGTCAAAGCCGGCGACTATCATCCCTTTCCCACCTTGCAGGAACGTGCCGCCTGGGAGGCTTTTTCGGATTCGATCCGTCAGCTGCATATTCAAGCGGCAGAGCCATTGATCGGTTATCACTGGCCGGATCTGCCGGCCACTTTGTTCCTCGAGTTCAAACGCGAGGGCAACCGCAGCCGTTTTGAAAAAAATCATTTTGACCGTCGCACTCGATTGGGACAATTGCTTCTGGCCGAGTGCCTGGAGGGCAAGGGACGGTTTCTTGATGACATCTGCAACGGCGTCTGGGCGATCTGCGAAGAATCTTTTTGGGGGGTTCCGGCTCATATGAGTGCGCAAAAAGCCGGCGTCGGTCTGCCCGATGTATCGGAACCGATTGTGGATCTGTTCGCTGCCGAGACCGCGAGCCTGATGGCGTGGGCCCATTATCTGCTCGGCGCTGAATTGGATTCCATCTCGCCCCTGTTGCGGCCGCGCATCGAAAAAGAGATTCGACAGCGCCTGCTGGATCCCTGCCACAATCGCGATTTCGGCTGGATGGGTTTTCCCGACCGCACGCCGAACAACTGGAATCCATGGATCAACTCCAATTGGCTGGCTTGTGTGCTGCTGATGGAAAAGGACCAGGATCGCCGGGTGCAGGACATCACGAAAATCCTGCGCAGTCTGGATCGTTTTCTCGAAGGCTACGGCGATGACGGCGGTTGCGATGAGGGGCCCAGTTATTGGGGCCGGGCCGGCGCTTCTCTGTTTGATAACCTCGAGCTGCTGCATAGCGCCAGCAAGGGGGCCCTTGATTTTTACAGCGTGCCGCTGATTCAGGAGATCGGTCGTTACATCTATCGGGTGCAGATCGCCGGCTCCTATTTCGTCAATTTCGCCGATGCCCCCGGAGTGCTGATCCCCACGGCCGAGTTGATTTACCGGTATGGCGAACGGATCCATGATCCGTTGATGAAGAACATGGCCTGGTCACTGCCGAGAAGCAAGGGATTGGGCCGCATCGCCTCCCTGGGCCGGGAACTTCCAGCTTTGTTTTCGCCGATGCCGGCGCCGGAGCGATCCGTTCAGGCGCCGTTGGTGCGGGACCATTTTTTCAAAGATCTGCAGGTGATGGTGGCGCGTTCACGGGCCGGCAGCCCTCAGGGCCTGTACGTGGCCGCCAAAGGCGGACATAACGCCGAGAGCCATAATCACAACGATGTGGGCAATTTCATCCTCTATCACAACGGCCAGCCGATGATCATCGACGCCGGAGTGGGCGTTTATACCGCCAAGACCTTCAGCCCGCAACGCTATGAACTGTGGACCATGCAGTCCGCCTACCATAATCTGCCCACCATCGACGGCGTCATGCAGCAAAACGGAAGAGCCTTTCAGGCCTCGGCGGTCAAGTACACTGCGAATGAAAGCCGCGCTTGGTTTCAACTGGAGATTCAGGGCGCCTATCCGGCGCAGGCCAATCTGACCCGATGGCTGCGCACCATCGAACTGGTGCGCAACCGGGAGGTTACAGTCAGGGAGCGATATGCTTTGAGTAAACCGGCTAAAGAGATTGTTCTGTCGCTGTTGACGCCCTGCCGGATCATGCCTGCCGGCAGCGGCCGGCTCAAGCTGGTTTCCACCCGCTTCGGCGATGGACCGCCGGCCGAGTTGACGCTGCTCTATGATGGAAAAGTCTTTCAGGTGAAAACAGAAGAGCTGGTTTTGGACGATCCGAATTTGAAAGCGTCCTGGGGGGATACATTGACGCGCATTCAGTTGGTGGCAGAGAATCCGCGCCTGCAGGCAGACTGGACCGTTCGATTCAGGCCATAGGCTGCAGCGGACAACTGCTGCAAGTCACCGGGTCGTCTCGGCGGACACACCCCGGTCCGCCTGGCCGGCAAAGGCGCTGCGTCGGTCCGTGAGTCTGAGGATCAGAGCTTAAGGGTTTGCAGCCGTATTTTTCTGCCTATTCTAAGCCGGCCTGAAGATTTTTAAGTTCATGCGTTCATTCCGGCGGCTGGC
It includes:
- a CDS encoding heparinase, which codes for MKRVNSFFPILIFFFLLSAEGHAARRPAIMANERVLSRLDQVLVKAGDYHPFPTLQERAAWEAFSDSIRQLHIQAAEPLIGYHWPDLPATLFLEFKREGNRSRFEKNHFDRRTRLGQLLLAECLEGKGRFLDDICNGVWAICEESFWGVPAHMSAQKAGVGLPDVSEPIVDLFAAETASLMAWAHYLLGAELDSISPLLRPRIEKEIRQRLLDPCHNRDFGWMGFPDRTPNNWNPWINSNWLACVLLMEKDQDRRVQDITKILRSLDRFLEGYGDDGGCDEGPSYWGRAGASLFDNLELLHSASKGALDFYSVPLIQEIGRYIYRVQIAGSYFVNFADAPGVLIPTAELIYRYGERIHDPLMKNMAWSLPRSKGLGRIASLGRELPALFSPMPAPERSVQAPLVRDHFFKDLQVMVARSRAGSPQGLYVAAKGGHNAESHNHNDVGNFILYHNGQPMIIDAGVGVYTAKTFSPQRYELWTMQSAYHNLPTIDGVMQQNGRAFQASAVKYTANESRAWFQLEIQGAYPAQANLTRWLRTIELVRNREVTVRERYALSKPAKEIVLSLLTPCRIMPAGSGRLKLVSTRFGDGPPAELTLLYDGKVFQVKTEELVLDDPNLKASWGDTLTRIQLVAENPRLQADWTVRFRP